One region of Eupeodes corollae chromosome 1, idEupCoro1.1, whole genome shotgun sequence genomic DNA includes:
- the LOC129953632 gene encoding dehydrodolichyl diphosphate synthase complex subunit DHDDS, translating into MSWISEYQYRWHETFAMKIVSCGRVPRHIAFIMDGNRRFAKSEHIPKIDGHSKGFEKLADCLRWCLDAGIKEVTAFAFSIENFKRTEDEVNGLLGLAKEKFEKLLLEKDELEQHGVRIRVIGNISLLPLELQQVIAKAVLCTENNDKLFLNIALSYTSHDEITQAVEAVLLHGSEELNSDEINDRLLDDCMYTSKSPSPDLLFRTSGESRISDFLMWQLSTSVLYFTRVLWPRITIWNFLAGILTYQRALYDLDIKEQQDLEEKHLMKTTSHYTDRVRKFLHRLDMFRRDFLLKLSKVN; encoded by the exons ATGTCATGGATATCAGAATACCAGTATCGATGGCACGAGACATTCGCAATGAAAATCGTCAGCTGTGGGCGTGTGCCGCGGCATATTGCATTTATAATGGACGGTAACCGGCGTTTTGCCAAATCAGAACATATTCCAAAAATCGACGGTCACTCCAAGGGATTTGAGAAACTGGCCGATTGCTTGCGTTGGTGTCTTGATGCCGGCATTAAGGAAGTTACAGCTTTTGCCTTTAGTATTGAGAATTTCAAACGAACTGAAGATGAAGTAAATGGTCTTCTAGGTTTGGCTAAAGAGAAGTTTGAAAAACTACTGCTAGAAAAAGATGAGCTAGAGCAACATGGAGTAAGAATACGTGTGATTGGAAACATCAGTTTACTTCCTCTTGAATTGCAACAAGTTATTGCTAAGGCTGTACTTTGTACCGAAAACAACGACAAATTATTTCTTAACATCGCACTATCTTACACGTCTCATGATGAGATAACGCAAGCAGTGGAAGCGGTGCTATTGCATGGTTCTGAAGAACTGAATTCGGATGAAATTAATGATCGTCTTCTTGACGATTGCATGTACACCAGCAAATCTCCTTCCCCAGACTTATTATTTAGAACTTCCGGCGAGAGTCGTATCAGTGATTTTCTTATGTGGCAG CTCTCCACATCAGTGCTGTACTTTACAAGAGTTCTTTGGCCACGAATAACAATTTGGAACTTCCTTGCGGGTATCCTAACCTATCAAAGAGCTTTATATGATTTGGACATTAAAGAACAACAAGATCTTGAGGAAAAACATCTGATGAAAACAACCAGCCACTATACAGATCGAGTTCGAAAATTTTTACACCGTTTAGATATGTTTCGAAGAGATTTTCTATTAAAGCTGTCTAAAGtgaattag